Proteins encoded by one window of Haliotis asinina isolate JCU_RB_2024 chromosome 6, JCU_Hal_asi_v2, whole genome shotgun sequence:
- the LOC137288095 gene encoding uncharacterized protein, translating to MKKSWWKVSLLQLSGVLYVLLLLLVPASSQYDRDLINRQRRNDEALQQLRSIKRRVSYRYVSKRRKTLECREWNQFCVPWSSEYEETCCNPRRLVCRCNLWMQNCRCVSRTWGK from the exons AGCTGGTGGAAGGTGTCGCTGCTGCAGCTGTCTGGTGTCCTCTATGTcctcctgctgctgctggtcCCCGCGTCCTCCCAGTACGACAGAG aCTTAATAAACAGACAAAGAAGGAACGATGAAGCGCTACAGCAACTTAGGAGTATAAAAAG GCGTGTGTCCTACAGATACGTGAGCAAGCGCCGGAAGACCCTCGAGTGCCGAGAGTGGAACCAGTTCTGTGTCCCTTGGTCCTCAGAGTACGAGGAGACGTGCTGCAACCCTCGCAGACTGGTCTGTAGATGCAACCTCTGGATGCAGAACTGCAGATGCGTGTCGAGAACGTGGGGGAAGTGA